A single window of Melospiza georgiana isolate bMelGeo1 chromosome 6, bMelGeo1.pri, whole genome shotgun sequence DNA harbors:
- the EHD4 gene encoding EH domain-containing protein 4 produces MFSWLGKQGGGRERGGGADVVQTVTGGLRDLYLRKLLPLEEHYRFHEFHSPALEEADFENKPMVLLVGQYSTGKTTFIRYLLEQDFPGMRIGPEPTTDSFIAVMYGETEGNVPGNALVVDPKKPFRKLGRFGNAFLNRFMCSQLPNEVLKSISIIDSPGILSGEKQRISRGYDFCQVLQWFAERVDRIILLFDAHKLDISDEFSEAIKSFRGQDDKIRVVLNKADQVDTQQLMRVYGALMWSLGKVIDTPEVLRVYIGSFWAHPLRNTDNRRLFEAEAQDLFKDIQSLPQKAAVRKLNDLIKRARLAKVHAYIISYLKKEMPSVFGKENKKKELINKLPEIYIQLQREYHISAGDFPEVKKMQEQLENCDFTKFHSLKPKLIETVDNMLANKIASLMNLIRQEENNMPTEMVHGGAFDGTMAGPFGHGYGEGAKEGADEEEWVVAKDKPAYDEIFYTLSPINGKISGISAKKEMVTSKLPNSVLGKIWKLADCDGDGMLDDEEFALAKHLIKIKLDGYELPGTLPSHLVPPSHRKPFQTAE; encoded by the exons aTGTTCAGCTGGCTGGGGAAGCAgggcggcgggcgggagcgcggcggcggcgccgaCGTGGTGCAGACGGTGACCGGAGGGCTGCGGGACCTCTACCTCCGCAAGCTGCTGCCGCTGGAGGAGCACTACCGCTTCCATGAGTTCCACTCGCCCGCCCTGGAGGAGGCCGACTTCGAGAACAAGCccatggtgctgctggtggggcaGTACAGCACCGGCAAGACCACCTTCATCCG GTACCTGCTTGAGCAAGACTTTCCAGGCATGAGGATTGGTCCAGAGCCTACCACAGATTCCTTTATTGCTGTAATGTAtggagaaacagaaggaaatgttCCTGGAAATGCCCTGGTTGTTGATCCTAAGAAGCCATTTCGGAAACTCGGCCGCTTTGGAAATGCTTTCCTGAACAG gTTCATGTGTTCTCAGCTACCCAACGAGGTCCTGAAGAGCATCAGTATCATTGACAGCCCTGGCATTCTCTCTGGAGAGAAGCAGCGCATCAGCAGAG GCTACGACTTCTGCCAAGTCCTCCAGTGGTTTGCTGAGAGGGTTGACCGAATCATCCTGCTTTTTGATGCCCACAAGCTGGATATATCTGATGAGTTTTCAGAGGCCATTAAGTCATTCCGGGGCCAGGATGACAAGATCCGAGTGGTGCTTAACAAGGCTGACCAGGTGGACACCCAGCAGCTGATGAGGGTCTATGGTGCTCTCATGTGGTCCCTGGGGAAGGTGATCGACACGCCGGAGGTGCTGCGGGTCTACATTGGCTCCTTCTGGGCCCATCCTCTCCGAAACACAGACAACCGGAGGCTCTTTGAAGCCGAGGCACAGGATCTTTTCAAGGACATCCAGAGCCTGCCACagaaggctgctgtgaggaaacTCAATGATCTCATTAAAAGGGCAAGACTTGCAAAG GTTCATGCTTATATCATCAGCTATCTGAAAAAAGAGATGCCCTCTGTATTTGGGAAAGAGAATAAGAAGAAGGAACTGATCAACAAGTTGCCTGAGATCTACATTCAGCTGCAAAGGGAATACCATATTTCAGCAGGGGACTTCCCTGAAGTCAAGAAAATGCAG gagcagctggagaatTGTGATTTCACTAAGTTTCATTCTTTGAAACCAAAGCTAATTGAAACTGTGGATAACATGCTGGCCAACAAAATTGCCTCCCTGATGAACCTAATCAGACAGGAAGAGAACAACATGCCCACAGAGATGGTGCACGGTGGAGCGTTCGATGGCACCATGGCCGGACCTTTTGGCCATGGATATGGGGAAGGCGCTAAGGAAGGAGCTGATGAAGAGGAGTGGGTTGTTGCCAAAGATAAACCTGCCTACGATGAGATTTTCTACACTCTGTCACCAATCAATGGCAAAATATCTGGGATTAGTGCAAAGAAGGAGATGGTGACTTCTAAACTACCCAATAGCGTCTTGGGGAAGATCTGGAAACTTGCGGACTGTGATGGCGATGGGATGTTGGATGATGAAGAGTTTGCATTAGCAAAACACCTCATCAAGATTAAACTGGATGGATATGAACTGCCTGGCACACTACCTTCCCACCTGGTGCCACCATCTCACAGGAAACCTTTCCAGACAGCAGAATGA